The proteins below come from a single Magallana gigas chromosome 10, xbMagGiga1.1, whole genome shotgun sequence genomic window:
- the LOC136272499 gene encoding uncharacterized protein encodes MPFVYDDIYEFCKNRRFLIDWLQTKGLLGNFNGLCDHCSEGSLHLVEDKSYSKDGVVWRCTNRKCNKKVSVREGSWFSGSHLLLEQIVKLTYYWVYDLPNDFISRELRIGSDHTVVDWKNFSREVCLSILKLDNEKIGGPGRTVEIDESKFGKRKYHRGKRVDGVWVFGGIERETKKCFFEVVEDRSANTLIPIIKKYILPGTTILSDCWKAYSSIESEGYQHLTVNHSIEFKNKETGACTNTIESTWNAVKKSLPKTGTVKSLYDSYLIEYCIRKKYLQNTDDKFTTFLDLVKRVFPCKKRTPLTEVQLNQPTSLSQETLNGSLDLFD; translated from the coding sequence ATGCCATTCGTTTACGACGATATCtatgaattttgtaaaaataggCGATTTCTGATTGATTGGCTACAAACAAAAGGTTTGTTGGGGAATTTTAACGGTTTATGTGACCATTGTTCGGAGGGATCGCTACATTTAGTAGAAGATAAATCGTACAGTAAAGACGGTGTAGTGTGGCGTTGCACGAATagaaaatgcaacaaaaaagtGTCCGTTAGAGAAGGATCCTGGTTTTCAGGGAGCCACTTACTTTTGGAACAAATTGTAAAACTCACTTACTATTGGGTCTACGATCTTCCCAACGACTTTATCTCCAGGGAATTGCGCATAGGAAGTGATCACACTGTTGTTGACTGGAAGAATTTTTCAAGGGAAGTgtgtttatcaattttgaaattaGATAATGAAAAAATCGGGGGACCCGGTCGAACAGTAGAGATCGATGAGAGTAAGTTTGGAAAACGTAAATACCACCGAGGTAAGAGAGTTGACGGTGTGTGGGTTTTTGGAGGAATAGAGAGGGAAACTAAAAAGTGTTTCTTTGAAGTTGTTGAAGACAGGAGCGCCAACACGTTAATTCCTATTATAAAGAAATACATACTACCAGGTACAACCATTCTATCGGACTGTTGGAAGGCCTATTCGTCTATTGAAAGTGAGGGATACCAACACCTTACAGTAAACCATTCCATCGaattcaaaaacaaagaaactggCGCATGTACAAATACTATAGAATCAACTTGGAATGCAGTCAAGAAATCCCTACCCAAAACTGGAACTGTGAAATCTCTATATGACTCATACTTAATAGAATACTGTATAAGAAAGAAATACCTACAAAATACCGACGATAAATTTACAACCTTTTTGGACCTTGTAAAACGCGTTTTCCCCTGTAAAAAAAGAACCCCTCTAACGGAAGTACAACTAAATCAACCCACCTCATTGTCTCAAGAAACGTTAAATGGAAGCCTTGACTTATTTGATTGA
- the LOC117682292 gene encoding uncharacterized protein, with protein MRGTGGGPAPLEDIKTWERLILGTLSKCSVEGVEGGVDTLECNKATTSCFITIEKDYDSVSGICDDAVADLSDNLPDSISEMKEASVPTLPPTLPEACTSNVMNASRTRPVKKKKFHASCSKSAGAPKDVREEFLEMERERDKHVHEYRAKKIKLYEKMVAQQDEMLQLQRRSTEAVELIVAKFPGHSLNSPLSPFSVSPIIKFPNLS; from the exons ATGAGAGGTACAGGAGGTGGTCCTGCACCTTTGGAGGACATAAAAACCTGGGAAAGACTT atTCTTGGCACATTATCTAAATGCTCTGTGGAAGGTGTGGAAGGCGGAGTTGACACTTTAGAGTGTAATAAAGCAACAACATCTTGTTTCATTACAATTGAGAAAG ATTATGATTCTGTATCAGGAATATGTGATGATGCTGTTGCAGACTTGTCGGATAATTTGCCAG atagcATCTCAGAAATGAAAGAAGCATCTGTCCCAACGCTGCCACCCACTTTGCCAG AAGCATGCACTTCAAATGTCATGAATGCATCAAGGACAAGGCCTgtgaaaaagaagaaatttcaTGCTAGTTGCT CCAAGTCTGCAGGAGCACCAAAAGATGTTAGGGAGGAGTTTCTtgaaatggagagagagagagataagcACGTACATGAGTACAGGGCCAAGAAGATTAAACTCTATGAAAAGATGGTGGCACAGCAGGATGAAATGCTTCAGTTGCAGAGGAGATCAACAGAGGCAGTCGAATTAATTGTTGCTAAGTTTCCAGGACACTCTTTGAATTCTCCTTTGTCACCATTTTCAGTCTCACCAATCATTAAGTTcccaaatctatcataa
- the LOC105348624 gene encoding 10 kDa heat shock protein, mitochondrial: MASAIKRFLPLFDRVLVERFAPELKTKGGIMLPEKSQGKILQATVVATGKGARDQQGNIIPPSVKPGDEVLLPEYGGTKVVLEDKEYFLFRDSDILGKFES; the protein is encoded by the exons ATG GCCTCTGCAATCAAACGCTTTTTACCACTTTTCGATCGGGTGTTAGTGGAACGATTTGCCCCTGAGCTGAAAACAAAAGGTGGAATCATGCTGCCAGAAAAATCTCAAGGAAAAATTCTTCAAGCTACTGTGGTAGCCACAGGAAAGGGAGCCAGAGACCAG CAAGGGAACATCATACCACCTAGTGTAAAACCAGGGGATGAAGTGCTCCTGCCAGAATATGGAGGCACCAAGGTTGTCCTGGAGGATAAG GAGTACTTCCTTTTCCGGGATTCGGACATCTTAGGAAAATTCGAGTCATAG
- the LOC105348623 gene encoding heat shock protein 60A, protein MYRLPKLLRPTVARHFSTTLRRNAKDVKFGADARAMMIQGVDTLADAVAVTMGPKGRNVIIEQSWGSPKITKDGVTVAKAIDLQDKYQNIGAKLVQDVANNTNEEAGDGTTCATVLARAIAKEGFDKISKGANPIEIRRGVMTAVEVVVENLKKMSKQVSTPEEIAQVATISANGDKAIGDLIAEAMKKVGRDGVITVKDGKTLKDDLETIEGMKFDRGYISPYFMNSSKGAKCEFNDALVLFSEKKISSIQSIIPALEIANQAHKPLLIIAEDVDGEALSALVLNRLKVGLQVCAVKAPGFGDNRKNTMRDMAVASGGIVFGDEADMYKLEDVQMNDFGTVKEVTVTKDDTLMMKASGEKSELEKRIQQIRDEIELSTSEYEKEKLNERLAKLSSGVAVLKIGGSSEVEVNEKKDRVNDALCATKAAVEEGIVPGGGVALLRCIKALDNVKGSNEDQNTGIEIVRKSLRLPMLTIISNAGLDPHPIVEKVISNEGDFGYDALNNEFGNLVEKGILDPTKVVRTAIVDASGVASLLSTAEAVITEIPKKEEPMPGGMGGMGGMGGMGGMM, encoded by the exons ATGTACCGATTACCAAAACTGCTCCGCCCAACCGTGGCCCGCCACTTTTCCACCACCCTCAGACGAAATGCCAAAGATGTCAAGTTTGGAGCTGACGCAAGAGCTATGATGATCCAGGGAGTGGACACACTTGCTGATGCTGTGGCGGTTACTATGGGACCAAAG GGAAGGAATGTCATCATTGAACAGAGTTGGGGGAGCCCTAAAATTACCAAAGATGGAGTGACGGTAGCTAAGGCCATCGACCTGCAGGATAAGTACCAGAATATTGGCGCCAAGCTCGTTCAAGATGTCGCTAACAACACCAACGAAGAAGCCGGAGACGGAACAACCTGCGCAACTGTCCTTGCTCGTGCCATTGCTAAGGAAGGATTCGACAAGATCAGCAAGGGAGCTAATCCAATCGAAATCAGGAGAG GTGTCATGACCGCAGTGGAAGTAGTGGTAGAAAACCTGAAGAAAATGTCCAAGCAGGTCTCCACACCTGAGGAGATTGCTCAG GTAGCTACAATCTCTGCTAATGGTGACAAAGCCATTGGAGACTTGATTGCAGAGGCCATGAAGAAAGTGGGCAGAGATGGGGTTATCACTGTTAAG GATGGAAAGACCTTGAAGGATGACCTTGAGACCATTGAGGGAATGAAATTTGACCGGGGTTACATCTCACCTTACTTCATGAACTCTTCCAAAG GGGCTAAGTGCGAATTCAATGATGCACTGGTGCTGTTCAGCGAGAAGAAAATCTCGTCAATCCAGTCCATCATCCCCGCCCTGGAGATCGCTAACCAGGCCCACAAACCCCTACTCATAATCGCCGAGGATGTTGACGGAGAAGCACTCAGTGCACTTGTACTCAACAG ACTGAAGGTGGGTCTCCAGGTGTGTGCTGTCAAGGCCCCAGGGTTCGGAGATAACAGGAAGAACACAATGAGGGATATGGCCGTTGCTAGCGGTGGAATT GTGTTTGGAGATGAAGCTGATATGTACAAACTAGAGGATGTCCAGATGAACGACTTTGGTACCGTAAAGGAAGTGACCGTTACCAAGGACGACACACTGATGATGAAGgcaa GTGGTGAAAAATCAGAACTGGAAAAGAGGATCCAGCAAATCCGAGACGAAATCGAGCTCTCCACATCAGagtatgaaaaagaaaaactgaatgAGCGTCTGGCCAAACTGTCGTCTGGAGTAGCTGTTCTCAAG ATAGGTGGATCCAGTGAGGTGGAGGTTAATGAGAAAAAAGACCGTGTCAACGACGCTCTGTGTGCCACCAAGGCTGCAGTAGAGGAGGGGATCGTACCAGGGGGAGGGGTGGCCCTGCTTCGCTGCATCAAGGCTCTGGATAACGTCAAGGGATCAAATGAGGACCAAAACACAG GAATTGAGATTGTGAGAAAGTCACTTCGATTACCCATGCTCACCATCATCTCCAATGCTGGTTTGGACCCACACCCCATTGTAGAAAAAGTTATAAGCAATGAGGGAGACTTTGGATATGATGCCCTGAACAATGAGTTTGGAAATTTGGTGGAAAAGGGCATTCTTGATCCCACAAAG GTTGTCAGAACAGCAATTGTAGATGCATCAGGAGTCGCTTCCCTTTTGTCAACAGCAGAGGCAGTGATCACAGAAATTCCCAAGAAGGAGGAGCCAATGCCAGGTGGTATGGGAGGAATGGGTGGAATGGGCGGTATGGGAGGAATGATGTAA